In Nicotiana tabacum cultivar K326 chromosome 11, ASM71507v2, whole genome shotgun sequence, a single window of DNA contains:
- the LOC107771543 gene encoding 21 kDa protein-like yields MAALKLILLAAVLSLFCFSGTANSAPVATSFIKSSCKFTTYPVVCVTSLAGYAPAIKRSPQQLAQTALSVSLTRAQSTQAFVNKLRKFKGLKPREYAALKDCVEQMSDTIDRISKSVKELKNMGSARGKDFQWHMSNIETWISAALTDENTCGDGFSGKALNGRIKASIRARVTHVTQVTSNALALINQFAAKH; encoded by the coding sequence ATGGCAGCACTGAAGCTTATACTGCTAGCAGCTGTGCTCTCTCTTTTTTGCTTCTCCGGCACGGCGAATTCCGCCCCAGTCGCCACCAGTTTCATCAAGAGCTCGTGTAAATTCACCACTTACCCTGTAGTATGCGTCACTTCCTTAGCGGGGTACGCACCAGCCATAAAACGTAGCCCACAACAACTAGCACAAACTGCGTTGTCCGTGAGCCTTACCAGGGCACAATCCACACAAGCATTTGTCAACAAGCTGCGTAAATTCAAGGGGTTGAAGCCAAGAGAATATGCAGCTCTTAAAGATTGTGTGGAACAAATGAGTGATACAATTGACAGGATAAGCAAATCTGTTAAGGAGCTAAAGAATATGGGGAGCGCCCGTGGGAAGGATTTTCAGTGGCATATGAGTAACATAGAGACGTGGATCAGTGCTGCTCTTACAGATGAAAATACTTGCGGGGATGGGTTCTCTGGAAAGGCTTTGAATGGTAGGATCAAAGCTTCTATTAGAGCTCGGGTTACTCATGTAACTCAGGTCACTAGCAATGCACTTGCATTAATCAACCAATTTGCTGCAAAGCATTAA